TCGTGCATTTGATGGATCAATTTCATTGCACTCTGGCGCAGCGTGACAAGTTGAGTTTGCGCTTCGTTGGGATCGTTTTGGTTATTGATCCACAGCAGTTCATTATTGCTGAAAAGGGGCTTCTGCGCGTGCACACTGTGAAAACTGCGCGTAGCGCGCTGCAACTCCATATCCAGACCGCATTCGCCTTCAGTCGTAATGGCGACACCCACCATATTCCCGGCATAGGCCAGCGAAAAGTGCGGCAGCCTCACGTCGGCAAACTTCGGCTTGCCGCTGGATTCAATGACTATCTCTGGCAGTTCGCTGGTGCCATACAGCATAAACATCATTTCAGCGAGTAATGCACGGGAAGCAAGAAAACGTGTGCGGCGATGCTCAGGAAGCTGGCGAGCCGTATCGTGACAGGACACCGGTAGTCGCGTGGAGACAAGATGCCCTTCGGAAATTATCCCTCGTGCAAAATGCGTAGCCATTTTTCTCTCCGTGATAATGGTCTGAATGAATCGAATCGATAGTGAATATTATCGCCCATAGTCCATAGGTTTTAATGCGGAAATTGGTTTCTGAAAAGTCCTGGCGGGGATATTTACACTTTGTTTGGCCAATCCCGCACTTTACGAGGCTTCGTCGTTATAACAGGAACGGCCATTTTTATGGCCGTTCGGTACGATTACTTACCAATACAGAAGCTGGAGAAGATACGGCCCAGCAAATCATCGGAGGTAAATTCGCCGGTGATCTCACTCAGGTTCTGCTGCGCGAGGCGCAGCTCTTCGGCCAGCAACTCACCTGCCCAGGCACCCAGCAGTTGCGCTTTACCCTGTTGCAGATGCTCTGCGGCCGCTTCAAGCGCCTGTAAGTGCCGGCGACGCGCCAGGAAACCGCCTTCCATGCTGGTGTCAAACCCCATACTCTGCTTGAGATGCTGACGCAGCACGTCAACGCCTTCGCCGGTACGCGCGGAGAGACGCACAAGTGAGTGATTGTTCACATCGCTGATACCCAGCGGCTCGCCGGTAACATCCGCTTTATTGCGTACCACGGTGATCGGTAATCTGGCGGGCAGACGGGCAATAAAGTCCGGCCAGATTTCTGCCGGATCAACCGCATCGGTGGTGGTGCCATCAACCATAAACAGCACGCGATCGGCCTGCTCAATCTCCTGCCAGGCGCGTTCGATACCGATACGTTCCACTTCGTCGCTGGCTTCGCGCAAACCGGCGGTATCGATAATGTGCAGCGGCATACCGTCGATATGTATGTGCTCGCGCAATACGTCGCGCGTGGTGCCTGCAATATCCGTCACAATAGCGGCTTCACGCCCGGCCAGCGCGTTCAACAGGCTCGATTTCCCTGCATTTGGGCGACCAGCAATGACCACTTTCATTCCTTCACGTAACAGGCTTCCCTGACGCGCTTCAGCTCGTACCGCGTCCAAATCGGCGATAACGTCGTTCAACTGGGCTTCGATTTTGCCGTCTGAAAGGAAGTCGATCTCTTCATCCGGGAAGTCGATAGCCGCTTCCACATAGATTCGCAGGTGAGTAAGTGCTTCCACAAGGTGGTTAACACGGGCAGAGAAAGCGCCCTGCAACGAGTTCAGTGCGGAGCGCGCGGCCTGTTCGGAACTGGCGTCAATTAAATCGGCAATCGCTTCAGCCTGCGCCAGATCGAGCTTATCGTTAAGGAACGCACGCTCGGAGAACTCGCCCGGCCGGGCAATGCGCAGCCCCGGTAAGGTCAGTATGCGTTTTAACAGCAGGTCGAGGATCACCGGGCCGCCGTGCCCTTGTAGCTCCAGTACATCTTCACCGGTAAAGGAGTTCGGGCCCGGGAACCACAGCGCAATGCCTTGATCCAGCGCGCTGCCATCAGCGTCCTGGAATGGCAGATAGTCGGCATAACGCGGTTTCGGCAGCTTGCCCAGCACCGCCTGCGCCACGTCTCGCGCTTTTACGCCCGAAATACGCAGGATCCCCACCCCACCGCGTCCCGGTGGGGTGGCCTGTGCGACGATAGTGTCGTTATGGCTCATGGTATGTTTTCCGAAATCTCAAAATAAAAAAGGCGGTCAACTGACCGCCCTTTGTTTGTTGTTCCTTTTGCCGGGTGGCGCTTCGCTTACCCGGCTCGCGTATCAGGAGCTTTTCTTCTGGCGGCTATGCAGACCGCGCTTCTCCAGACCACGGTAAATCAGCTGCTGCTGAATGATGGTCACCAGGTTGCTGACGATATAGTACAGCACCAGACCTGACGGGAACCACAGGAAGAACACCGTGAAGATGACCGGCATAAAGGTCATGATCTTCTGCTGCATCGGGTCGGTCACGGTGGTCGGCGACATCTTCTGGATGAAGAACATCGTTACGCCCATCAGGATCGGCAGGATGTAGTACGGGTCCTGTGCAGACAAGTCATGGATCCACAGTGCGAACGGCGCATGGCGCAGTTCAACGGAACCCATCAGCATGTAATACAGCGCCAGGAAGATAGGCATCTGAATAATCAGCGGGAAGCAGCCGCCCAGCGGGTTCACTTTCTCCGCTTTGTACAGCGCCATCATCTCCTGACTCATACGCTGTTTGTCGTCACCCAGACGCTCGCGCATGGCCTGAATCTTCGGTTGCAGCATGCGCATTTTCGCCATGGAGGTGTACTGCGCTTTGGTCAGCGGGTACATGATGCCACGAACGATGAAGGTGATTGCGATGATGGAGAAGCCCCAGTTACCCAGGAAGCTGTGGATCCACTTCAGCAGTTTGAACAGCGGCTGAGAGATAAACCACAACCAGCCGTAATCCACGGTCAGATCCAGGTGCGGCGCCGCCGCAGCCATTTTGTCCTGAATTTCCGGGCCGACCCACAGGGTGCTGTTCAGCGCGGTAGTCTGACCCGGCTGCACCAGTACCGGCTGGGATTTATAACCGATAGCGGCTACG
Above is a genomic segment from Kosakonia radicincitans DSM 16656 containing:
- the mnmE gene encoding tRNA uridine-5-carboxymethylaminomethyl(34) synthesis GTPase MnmE, whose translation is MSHNDTIVAQATPPGRGGVGILRISGVKARDVAQAVLGKLPKPRYADYLPFQDADGSALDQGIALWFPGPNSFTGEDVLELQGHGGPVILDLLLKRILTLPGLRIARPGEFSERAFLNDKLDLAQAEAIADLIDASSEQAARSALNSLQGAFSARVNHLVEALTHLRIYVEAAIDFPDEEIDFLSDGKIEAQLNDVIADLDAVRAEARQGSLLREGMKVVIAGRPNAGKSSLLNALAGREAAIVTDIAGTTRDVLREHIHIDGMPLHIIDTAGLREASDEVERIGIERAWQEIEQADRVLFMVDGTTTDAVDPAEIWPDFIARLPARLPITVVRNKADVTGEPLGISDVNNHSLVRLSARTGEGVDVLRQHLKQSMGFDTSMEGGFLARRRHLQALEAAAEHLQQGKAQLLGAWAGELLAEELRLAQQNLSEITGEFTSDDLLGRIFSSFCIGK
- a CDS encoding 4'-phosphopantetheinyl transferase family protein, with amino-acid sequence MATHFARGIISEGHLVSTRLPVSCHDTARQLPEHRRTRFLASRALLAEMMFMLYGTSELPEIVIESSGKPKFADVRLPHFSLAYAGNMVGVAITTEGECGLDMELQRATRSFHSVHAQKPLFSNNELLWINNQNDPNEAQTQLVTLRQSAMKLIHQMHDDQGLLQLLPGSGRLRLTPLTRVEVMSDAEDVLIWSVAVSPAIESLKIWEFDSRTGWRYLSDVQTRANDPASRLMRFTSLPAEKALILN